In the genome of Quercus robur chromosome 3, dhQueRobu3.1, whole genome shotgun sequence, one region contains:
- the LOC126718632 gene encoding transcription factor MYBS3-like, translating into MSRTCSQCGNNGHNSRTCTEASGGGCGGGSGGGGGGGGGNVSGKNGIMLFGVRVTEGNSFRKSASMTNLSQFDQQPQDPNVESGYASDVVHPSGRSGKRKRAAFLIFDFTISY; encoded by the coding sequence ATGTCTCGCACGTGCTCACAGTGCGGGAACAACGGCCACAACTCGCGCACGTGCACGGAAGCTAGCGGTGGAggctgtggtggtggtagtggtggtggtggtggtggtggcggcggcaATGTGTCAGGAAAGAACGGAATCATGCTGTTTGGTGTGCGAGTCACTGAGGGAAACTCGTTTAGGAAGAGTGCTAGTATGACTAATCTCTCACAGTTCGACCAGCAGCCTCAAGACCCCAACGTTGAATCTGGCTATGCCTCCGACGTCGTTCACCCATCCGGCCGTAGCGGCAAGCGCAAGAGAGCTGcttttcttatatttgattttaCTATTTCCTATTAG